One genomic region from Rosa rugosa chromosome 1, drRosRugo1.1, whole genome shotgun sequence encodes:
- the LOC133716717 gene encoding DNA-(apurinic or apyrimidinic site) endonuclease 2, with translation MKIVTYNVNGLRPRIAQFGSLLKLLNSLDADVICFQETKLRRQELTADLVMAEGYESFFSCTRTSERGRAGYSGVATFCRVKSAFNSDEVALPVAAEEGFSGLLGELDTVAEGLEEFSKEELLQVDGEGRCVVTDHHHFVLFNLYGPRAGGDDTERIKFKLNFYKMLQKRWESLLRQGRRIIVVGDLNIAPTCLDRCEAEPEFENNQFRRWFRSMLVENRGSFFDVFRAKHPDRREAYTCWSQSSGAEEFNYGSRIDHILCAGLCLHQEQDLENHNFVACHVKECDILTQYKRWKPGNSLRWKGGQRSIKLEGSDHAPVYTSLLELPNICQHSTPRLSARYIPMVRGLQQTLVSLLMKRKVSEVDEINIKESCSETETSLPDQCGTPCSSSSQDFGFRSSRTIECSSGFANEAACDTLVTLSSEPTKTRPGNETKKKAKGSQLSQLSLRSFFQKSSIPSKSNRADSGTESTQIDISESNHLPNETPMPTNQSGSVEQCVLHSSASIRDADQDELAACSLKKEKNSLALLEWQRLQQVMQNSIPLCKGHREPCVPRVVKKQGPNFGRRFYVCARAEGPASNPEANCNYFKWAASKPRNNKG, from the exons ATGAAGATCGTGACGTACAACGTCAACGGCCTGAGGCCGCGGATCGCACAGTTCGGCTCTCTTCTCAAATTGCTGAATTCCTTGGACGCTGACGTCATTTGCTTCCAGGAAACCAAACTGAGGCGGCAGGAATTGACCGCCGATTTGGTAATGGCGGAAGGCTACGAGTCGTTCTTCTCCTGCACCCGGACCTCCGAACGAGGCCGTGCTGGGTATTCCG GTGTGGCTACGTTTTGTCGGGTCAAGTCGGCGTTTAATAGTGATGAGgtggcgttgccggtggcggcGGAGGAAGGGTTCAGTGGTTTGCTCGGAGAATTGGATACGGTGGCAGAAGGGCTTGAGGAGTTTTCGAAAGAGGAGCTTCTTCAGGTTGATGGAGAGGGACGGTGTGTTGTTACTGATCATCATCATTTTG TTCTATTCAATTTGTATGGACCAAGAGCTGGAGGTGACGATACGGAAAGGATCAAGTTTAAGCTCAATTTTTATAAGATGTTACAG AAAAGATGGGAGTCTCTCTTGCGTCAGGGGAGGAGGATAATTGTAGTTGGTGATCTGAACATTGCACCCACTTGCTTAGATCGTTGTGAAGCAGAACCAGAATTTGAGAACAATCA ATTCAGAAGATGGTTTAGATCCATGTTAGTGGAAAATAGAGGATCTTTCTTTGATGTTTTCAGAGCAAAACATCCTGATAG AAGAGAAGCATACACATGCTGGTCACAAAGTAGTGGTGCTGAAGAATTTAATTATGGCTCCAGAATCGATCACATTCTTTGTGCTGGTTTATGTCTTCACCAAGAGCAGGACCTTGAAAACCATAACTTTGTAGCTTGCCATGTCAAGGAGTGTGACATATTGACACAATATAAACGGTGGAAACCAGGAAATTCACTGAG GTGGAAGGGAGGGCAGAGGAGTATCAAACTTGAAGGCTCCGATCATGCACCTGTTTACACAAGTTTACTGGAATTGCCTAATATCTGCCAGCATAGCACCCCACGTTTATCTGCTAGATATATTCCAATGGTTCGTGGTCTCCAGCAAACCCTTG TATCATTGTTAATGAAGAGAAAAGTTTCTGAAGTGGATGAAATTAACATTAAAGAGAGTTGTAGTGAGACAGAGACAAGCTTGCCTGACCAATGTGGCACACCCTGTTCTTCCTCGAGCCAAGACTTTGGATTTCGCAGTTCAAGAACAATTGAGTGTTCCAGCGGTTTTGCTAATGAGGCTGCTTGTGACACCTTGGTTACTTTAAGTAGTGAGCCTACCAAAACAAGGCCAGGGAATGAAACCAAGAAAAAAGCAAAAGGCAGTCAATTGTCCCAACTCTCATTGAGATCATTTTTCCAGAAAAGTTCAATCCCTAGCAAGAGCAACCGTGCAGACAGTGGGACTGAATCAACTCAGATAGATATTTCAGAATCTAATCATCTGCCAAATGAAACTCCCATGCCAACGAATCAAAGTGGCAGTGTAGAGCAGTGTGTATTGCACTCAAGCGCCTCAATTCGGGATGCGGATCAAGATGAACTCGCTGCTTGTTCtttgaagaaagagaagaatagTTTAGCTTTACTGGAGTGGCAAAGGTTACAGCAAGTCATGCAGAATAGCATACCACTTTGCAAGGGTCATCGAGAACCTTGTGTTCCTCGGGTTGTGAAGAAACAAGGTCCTAATTTTGGTCGCAGATTTTATGTTTGTGCACGTGCTGAG GGACCTGCATCAAATCCTGAAGCAAATTGTAATTATTTCAAATGGGCCGCTTCGAAACCTCGAAACAACAAAGGATGA